NNNNNNNNNNNNNNNNNNNNNNNNNNNNNNNNNNNNNNNNNNNNNNNNNNNNNNNNNNNNNNNNNNNNNNNNNNNNNNNNNNNNNNNNNNNNNNNNNNNNNNNNNNNNNNNNNNggtgaaaaataaaaaatagttgaattttggtgtatataaaaaattgatcCTTACCTAATAAGACAATTGACCCAGGTAAAAATTAGTCCAACAAGATTATTGACCCATGTGAAACTATAATGTAGTTATAGTCTTATGAACAATATTAAGCCCAATAACACTCTttgtagatatatttatattgttaagctcattcctataaattaacctaaatatttaacatctaatttgtttttttttatacactatcgtagttttttttataacacatTAACACTATCGGgagtctaaaaaaaataagttaaatttatgttttttttttaaagaaaattatgacCCTGGTGAATAAATTTTCTGGCTCCGCCACTGCAGATGGGTACCTGAGAAGAATGCTATAAAGCTCTGGCCTAGCTCGCATCCAATCAGTAAAACTGACACTGACATGGCTAAGCGAACCAGATTGGAGGAAATCACCCTCTGAATGCAGATATACAGTAAAACATATAAGGAAGTAATATCTTTCCAAGTACTCAACAAAAGATGTGAGTGATGCATCTATCTTCTTTTCATCGAGGTGATGCCCTATGAGTCGACGCGAAATGCGATCGTGATAGACTGCAATTGTCACTCGTAAGTTCTGTAAGGtgattaatgaataaaattaagaTCTTCTATCCTAAGTGAAAACCTATACGATGTTACAAAACCTACAGATTTTCTGATACTTggacataaaaattaaaataaacaaaagataccTGCACGGAACCACATTTGTCGATGACTTGGTCAACTAGCCTTTTGCCTTCTACACCACCCTGGAGTCATGAAAGCTGTAAATAGTTAGGGCAAGTAAGACGATCAGGTAAAGGACAAAAAGAAAGGGACAAAATACCTGTAAGACTCGCACCAAACTTCTAACAACTGCATATTCCCCACAGCGGAGGTCATACACAGAGGGGGGCAGATTAATAGTTGATTTTTCACCGTCGTTAAAGATTCTCCCAGAAGAGTTGTTTCTTGGGAATCTCCGATCTTTTGTTCCACAATAATataccaaagaaagaaagagaaaacgaCAGGTTAGTAGAGTCTTGTACAATAATGCACCAATCTGTTGGGACTCGTGTCTTGTTGTTTACGGATATGTTCCAGAAAAGGAGCCTCCTGAATCTTAcataaatgcatatatataagaacaacAGAGTATGAGTATGGGAGAAGACTAGGGTTGAGAGATGTGATTATTTGGCTAGTCTATACTGTTTCATTTCTTTGTGGAATATAAAACAACTCGATAGAATCGACATTccaaaaggcatcaaaagtaaGCAATTCAAAACTTGgtaatatttgtttcaaacgaatttttttttttttaacaaaaaaagagaaattaattaTTCATAGAAACAGTATTTGAGTGAGACTctctcctcatcttctttgTAAGTTCAGTGGTCGGAGTAGATGAAGTACCTGATGCTCCAATTCGTTTGTAATAGACGAGCGTTGCAATAACCATTCCAGTAGTTGTAAGTCCACTTCCCATTTGACAATTGAAAACGATCTCTGTATTATTGTCAGCCGCCTGACATATCTTGCTAAACTGCAAGCACAAAtgcatattaatatatatatatatacaatggcCAGGAAGATAGAAAGTGATGCATCTAGTAATGGAATGGAAAGAGATaagatcataaaaaaaataatgatacgAGTCGGAGGAATCTCAAAGACTGGCCAAAGTTACCCACAAAAATGCTCTAAGCTAAGGCTGAAAATGTACCAAAGCATCAAAATCAGTTTCATTTGGTGACTTTTCATCCGTTACGGGAAGGCGTTCATAATGGACAAGGTAGCCTTCAGCTTGCAGTTCATGGTAAACCTGGATCCAGAGAGTGAGCGAGCggataagcaaaacaaaaaaaaaaaagagagagagagagagagagagaacaatgATGGGAACCTGTGGAAAAGTCATTTAAAGCAAAAGATAAAGGGGTGC
The Camelina sativa cultivar DH55 chromosome 6, Cs, whole genome shotgun sequence genome window above contains:
- the LOC104791347 gene encoding paladin-like isoform X4, whose product is MGSGLTTTGMVIATLVYYKRIGASDRRFPRNNSSGRIFNDGEKSTINLPPSVYDLRCGEYAVVRSLVRVLQGGVEGKRLVDQVIDKCGSVQNLRVTIAVYHDRISRRLIGHHLDEKKIDASLTSFVEYLERYYFLICFTVYLHSEGDFLQSGSLSHVSVSFTDWMRARPELYSILLRYPSAVAEPENLFTRVIIFFKKKT
- the LOC104791347 gene encoding paladin-like isoform X1; its protein translation is MEAHLKEDILMESSRCGNKILVTDELPDGQMLDQWEPVSPDSLNTLLEVYHELQAEGYLVHYERLPVTDEKSPNETDFDALFSKICQAADNNTEIVFNCQMGSGLTTTGMVIATLVYYKRIGASDRRFPRNNSSGRIFNDGEKSTINLPPSVYDLRCGEYAVVRSLVRVLQGGVEGKRLVDQVIDKCGSVQNLRVTIAVYHDRISRRLIGHHLDEKKIDASLTSFVEYLERYYFLICFTVYLHSEGDFLQSGSLSHVSVSFTDWMRARPELYSILLRYPSAVAEPENLFTRVIIFFKKKT
- the LOC104791347 gene encoding paladin-like isoform X2 → MEAHLKEDILMESSRCGNKILVTDELPDGQMLDQWEPVSPDSLNTLLEVYHELQAEGYLVHYERLPVTDEKSPNETDFDALFSKICQAADNNTEIVFNCQMGSGLTTTGMVIATLVYYKRIGASDRRFPRNNSSGRIFNDGEKSTINLPPSVYDLRCGEYAVVRSLVRVLQGGVEGKRLVDQVIDKCGSVQRVISSNLVRLAMSVSVLLIGCELGQSFIAFFSGTHLQWRSQKIYSPGS
- the LOC104791347 gene encoding paladin-like isoform X3; this translates as MEAHLKEDILMESSRCGNKILVTDELPDGQMLDQWEPVSPDSLNTLLEVYHELQAEGYLVHYERLPVTDEKSPNETDFDALFSKICQAADNNTEIVFNCQMGSGLTTTGMVIATLVYYKRIGASDRRFPRNNSSGRIFNDGEKSTINLPPSVYDLRCGEYAVVRSLVRVLQGGVEGKRLVDQVIDKCGSVQSITIAFRVDS